A window of Peromyscus eremicus chromosome 7, PerEre_H2_v1, whole genome shotgun sequence contains these coding sequences:
- the LOC131914691 gene encoding caspase-12-like, which produces MQNVSELAFDFVAFYDQEACTAMAGKRTRERDPIYKIKGLAKNVLDGVFDDLVEKNVLNGDELLRIGEGARFLLNNAENLAENIFEKTEMVGKIFAGHIVNSRKQLRLKFHSDDEDDESQKMSTASSPADSENGIKDRKDDEQTLSEQISTFSLTEFRKEKEDEEMEDDVGVAPASHPILTAPQEIQSTEAHDTLQLCPRDQFYKMKTEKAKEIYPVMEKEGRTRLALIICNKKFDYLFDRDDAEVDILNMQELLQNLGYSVVLKENLTAQEMETELRQFAGRPEHQSSDSTFLVFMSHGILEGICGVKHRNREPDILHDDTIFTIFNNSNCRSLRNKPKILIMQACRGRHNGIVWISTRKGIATADTDEEHVLSYEWNRCITKAHVEKDFIAFKSSTPHNISWKVGKNGSLFISKLIDCFKKYCWCYHLEEIFRKVQHSFEVPGELTQMPTIERVSMTRYFYLFPGN; this is translated from the exons atgcAGAATGTTTCTGAGCTTGCTTTCGATTTCGTTGCTTTTTACGACCAGGAAGCCTGCACAGCCATGGCGG GCAAGAGGACACGTGAAAGAGATCCAATCTACAAGATCAAGGGTTTGGCGAAGAATGTGTTGGATGGGGTTTTTGATGACTTGGTGGAGAAGAATGTGTTAAATGGAGATGAGTTACTCAGAATAGGGGAAGGTGCACGCTTCCTTCTGAACAATGCCGAGAACCTGGCTGAGAACATctttgagaaaacagaaatggTAGGCAAAATATTTGCAGGCCACATTGTCAACTCCAGGAAGCAGCTGAGACTAA AATTTCATTctgatgatgaggatgatgaatCTCAGAAAATGTCTACAGCATCTTCTCCAGCAG ACTCTGAAAATGGAATTAAAGACAGAAAAGATGATGAACAAACTTTATCAGAGCAGATATCCACTTTCTCTCTGACAG aattcagaaaagaaaaagaagacgaAGAAATGGAGGACGATGTTGGAGTGGCCCCTGCATCACATCCAATACTGACAG cTCCTCAGGAAATTCAGAGCACAGAAGCCCATGATACACTGCAACTTTGTCCTCGAGATCAATTCTATAAGATGAAGACAGAAAAGGCAAAAGAG ATATATCCAGTGATGGAGAAGGAAGGCCGCACACGCTTGGCTCTCATCATCTGCAACAAAAAGTTTGACTACCTCTTTGATCGAGATGATGCTGAGGTTGATATTTTGAACATGCAAGAGCTACTTCAAAACCTTGGATACTCAGTGGTGCTAAAGGAGAACCTTACAGCTCAG gagatggagacagaactACGGCAGTTTGCTGGCCGTCCGGAGCACCAGTCCTCTGACAGCACGTTCCTGGTGTTCATGTCCCATGGCATCCTGGAAGGAATCTGTGGGGTGAAGCACAGAAACAGAGAACCGGACATTCTTCACGATGACACCATCTTCACAATTTTCAACAACTCCAACTGCAGGAGTCTGAGAAACAAACCCAAGATCCTCATCATGCAGGCTTGCAGGGGCA GACATAATGGAATTGTTTGGATATCCACAAGGAAAGGGATAGCCACTGCTGATACAGATGAGGAGCATGTGCTGAGCTATGAATGGAATAGGTGCATAACAAAGGCCCACGTGGAGAAAGACTTCATTGCTTTCAAATCTTCTACCCCAC ATAATATTTCTTGGAAGGTGGGCAAGAATGGCTCTCTCTTCATCTCGAAACTCATCGACTGCTTCAAGAAGTATTGTTGGTGTTATCATTTGGAGGAAATTTTTCGAAAA GTTCAACATTCATTTGAGGTCCCAGGTGAACTCACCCAGATGCCCACCATTGAGAGAGTATCCATGACACGGTATTTCTACCTCTTCCCTGGGAATTAA